One Anolis carolinensis isolate JA03-04 chromosome 5, rAnoCar3.1.pri, whole genome shotgun sequence DNA segment encodes these proteins:
- the spp1 gene encoding osteopontin, with translation MKIAILCLCLLTIAFALPISKSRHHDDSGSLERKHEHRHHAHPHHHHRHHNSQSHEHSREHVNSHESQEQQVSAQLNSMSSEESDEITEQQTLLVPSSRSKEDDHDHSDVDDDDDDNDHTDSHESDESHEVVTDFPTDAPFTLPVTPDTFTGRGDSAPYGLKSKVDLVHFEKSKKVYKKSGKFDSHDVTDDFDSSPDVESHESYSSKAHSTESHDTSVEKDDASHLRDSNEVLRASRDKSLENNSRQKLESAEYDHDDADHDNIKLAIALASHESREYLKDRSVELRQVDHDHDVDDVSNQSLENVEDHHSVEDHHSVEDHHSIEDHHSVEDKHSVEDKHSVEDHHSIEHPLSVEDHHSVEDHHSIEDNEVTL, from the exons ATGAAGATTGCCATTCTTTGCCTGTGTCTTCTGACCATCGCCTTTGCCCTGCCA ATCAGTAAGTCAAGACATCATGATGACTCGGGGAGCTTGGAAAGGAAACAT GAGCACCGCCATCATGCTCACCCACATCACCACCACCGCCACCACAATTCACAGAGCCATGAGCACAGCCGTGAGCATGTGAATAGCCATGAATCACAAGAGCAACAAGTATCTGCTCAGCTG AACTCTATGTCTTCAGAAGAAAGCGATGAGATCACAGAGCAACAG ACTCTTTTGGTACCTTCCAGTAGAAGCAAAGAAGATGACCATGACCATAGTGATGtggatgatgacgacgacgataaTGACCACACTGACTCCCATGAATCGGATGAATCACATGAAGTTGTTACAGATTTCCCTACTGATGCTCCTTTTACCCTACCAGTCACTCCAGATACCTTTACCGGCAGAGGAGATAGTGCACCTTATggattaaagtccaaagttgatCTGGTGCACTTTGAGAAGTCCAAGAAAGTGTACAAAAAGTCTGGAAAG TTCGATTCTCATGATGTTACCGACGACTTTGACAGCTCACCGGATGTAGAGAGTCATGAATCCTACTCCTCCAAAGCCCATTCTACGGAAAGTCATGACACAAGTGTAGAAAAAGATGATGCAAGTCACCTGAGAGATAGCAATGAGGTTCTCAGGGCATCCCGTGACAAAAGCCTGGAGAACAACAGCCGGCAGAAACTTGAGAGTGCCGAGTATGATCATGATGATGCTGACCATGACAACATCAAGTTGGCCATTGCCCTGGCAAGCCATGAGAGCAGAGAGTATCTGAAAGACCGTAGTGTGGAACTCCGACAGGTAGACCATGACCATGATGTGGATGATGTCAGCAATCAATCTTTGGAAAATGTTGAGGATCACCACAGCGTTGAGGATCACCACAGCGTTGAGGATCACCACAGCATTGAGGATCACCATAGCGTTGAGGATAAGCACAGTGTTGAGGATAAGCACAGTGTTGAAGACCATCATAgtattgaacatcccctcagcgTTGAAGACCACCACAGTGTTGAAGACCACCACAGCATTGAGGACAACGAGGTTACCCTGTAG